Proteins found in one Deltaproteobacteria bacterium CG11_big_fil_rev_8_21_14_0_20_42_23 genomic segment:
- a CDS encoding peptide chain release factor-like protein, whose product MVVSLKKQHELEKWMEELGIKEAELEEKFIRSQGKGGQNVNKLSTCVFLHHLPSGIQVKYQKTRSQADNRFFARRLLCEKLDTQLKGEASKEQQKIEKLRRQKRKRSKRAKEKMLENKRKTSEKKETRKKVIL is encoded by the coding sequence ATGGTGGTCTCTCTCAAAAAGCAGCATGAACTAGAAAAGTGGATGGAAGAGCTTGGTATAAAAGAGGCCGAGCTTGAAGAAAAATTTATTCGTTCTCAGGGGAAAGGCGGACAGAATGTGAATAAGCTGTCCACGTGCGTTTTTCTGCATCATCTTCCCAGTGGCATTCAGGTCAAATATCAGAAAACACGTTCTCAGGCCGACAATCGTTTTTTTGCACGGCGTCTTTTGTGTGAAAAACTTGACACCCAATTGAAAGGTGAAGCCAGCAAAGAGCAGCAAAAAATTGAAAAACTTCGCCGACAAAAACGAAAACGATCAAAGCGCGCTAAAGAAAAAATGTTAGAGAATAAAAGAAAAACTTCCGAAAAAAAAGAAACCAGAAAAAAAGTGATATTATAA